AACATCGGCTATCTTCAGTATCTCAAAGAAAGGATGAGGCTCACTGATCAGCAGAATATTCGGTGCGATAGGATGCCCCTGCTGCTTCAGATACTGCCGGTATTTACCGGAGGCATCCGAGATCAGCAACCCTGCCTGTGGCATTTTATTAAAGATCTTTACCAGCAGCGATACCTGGTAAGTTTCGTTGCCTGCTTTATCCAGCGACACCGTAGAAGCATTCGTTGCAAATACGATGGCATACTTATTTCTGAAAGCACTCACGGCGTTCCATACGGTCAACTGCAGCTGCTCTTCCTGCTGAGGCGGAATGAAGGCGCCTATCAGCTGTGTGCGGCTGTTCCATTTACGCCCCTGATCGAAGCTCCGCTGGTTGAGTACAATAGGCATGTAAGCTACCCGGAAAGCATACTGATCCAGGAGATTGTAAAACCAGCCATGACGGCCAACATTCCCGTGTAATGTAAAAAGCATCTTCTTACCCAACACGGTGCCCAGCAGTACAAAACAAAAACGGACTACGGGGTGGTATATATGAAAATGAATATACCGGTGCTGCCTGATCTGCTTCCACACTGTACCCTTGCTACTTCTTCTGAAATCCGTAAACGAGTAGTCGTACCCGTTATTATCAAGGTATTTCAGCAATCGCTGGATATGCACTGTCACACCTCCTATCGGAGGAGGCATGGTAGCCAATATCAGTAATTTCGAAGTCTGCTTCATGGTCTGCTATTTTCCTAATTCCTTAACTATTTGAGCTCTTACCTGGTCTGCTTTCTGCGGATCGTCTGCATTGGATAATACATTATTGCACAACCGCAATGCGGCATTCCTTCCATATCGTTTCGAATAAGCCTGTAACAGCATATAGTCTTCCACTCCCATTCTGAATCCCTCCCAGCGGCGGCTGGGGATCACCCGGCTGCCTTCATCATATACCACAGCGTAGTCGGCCGATTTACCGTCGAAGTCGTCCCACACAGATTCTGCTCCCTGCTCGTGCCCTACATCCGCATATTGCCAGAACCCAATACCGGTAATATTTTCAGCGAACGCATGCCATGCCATAAGGCGGTAATAACCGTTAGGCGATAAAGACTTCGTAGGTTTCTTCGTATCGTATAGCCATACCCGTGAAGGGGCATTGCGCAGGCCGTGCCAGGCACTCAGTACACGATCATCATTATAGAGTTGTATGGCATCCGCCTGTGCGGCCATGGTATTCAGCAATGCTGCATTGGAGACGGTCGCAAACAGTTTTGCGTTTTTTCTGACTGAGCGGATCCAGTCTGCAAACTGCTGATATACCGGCAACTGGGCAGGTTTGATTTCATCGAACGGATACAGGTAGATGTTATCTGCGGTAATTCCCTGTTGCTGTAATGCAGGTATAATAGCATCATACCAGTTGAGGAATGTCTGTTTCCAGCTGTCCGATAACAGGTCGTTTCCTTTCCTTGAAAAATCAAGGAACAACAGTGCCTGCCGGAAACCTTTGGCATAGGCAAGATTATCCTGTAAGCGCTGATTGGAAGCAAAAGCTTTATCTGGCGCCAGGATGCCGGGATGAACGAGGAACGTATTCACATAATGCCCCAGCAGGTCCTGTTTGGCGCCTGCTTCACGTCCCTGAAAGAAAGGGTCGTTGAAATAAGGCCATACATTTACATCGGGCCGGAGCGATTTGTAGGCAGTCAGATCACCATTGCCGGCGGTAATATTTGCCTGAGCGGTAAGCGAGCCTGCCGTAAGCGTAAACTGATATGTACCGCTGTTAGCGGCTACCGCTTTCACGAGCAGGAGTTTTGATTCGCCTTTGGCTACACTGATATCGGCGCCATTCTTTATTTCTTCCAACGCATCCGGTACAATCCTGAAGTCGCGGCTCTTCACAGGTTTAGCCCAATAAAGCTGATAACTGATGGCCGGGGTGGAAGCAGGGAAAGAAATATGGACGTTCTTATCATCTCCGGTACCATTAGACAATACAAAAGCAGCATACTCTGTTAAGCCTTTCATCGTATAAATATTCACCGGACCGGCAGCCACGTTGTTCATGTCGGCCATACCGGAGTTCAGCGGCGCGAGTGTGAGTGTAGCGATAGCAGCGCTTTTCGCCACCGGAGCACTGTATGCGGCGAAACGCTGATTGATAGCACCCTCCCGCTGCTGCTTCGCAAATGCATCAATTCCATTGGTGGCTACCATTGCGAGTTTTTTGGCAGACTGCGCATTGCCGGCGAATACCTGTATTTCGTCTGTAAAGAAATAGCTACCGTTGGGCACTACAACCAGTTTGATATATTTTGCCGACTGGCCAATCTGATCCAGCGACAGTGCTACTACTTTGTAATACTCATCTTTTACAGGATGCTGTTTCATCATATCCCCGGCGAACGACCAGTTTTCCTGATCTTCACTGGTAAATACCAGCACACTCAGCGGCAGCAGCACCTGCGCCTTCTGACCGGTTACACTATGAACATTCACCGAACCCACCGTCAGTTCCCGGGGTAGGGTGATATTGATGACTACCTTCTCTATATTCTGCCAGCCCAATGTTCCGGGATCTTTCCAGATAGAAGAAATACCGGAGGAAAATACGCCATCTGTAAGCGAGCTTACCTTGCTGTCGTTTTTAGTAAGACTATAATTAGGCGCCGGTGTTACCGTACATTGTATACCGGCAACAGGTTGCTGCGACACTGCACAAAACTGCAGTCCCATGAAAATAGCTAACAAAAAAAAGACTGGCCTCATCATAGCAAAATATTTTTGTTATTTGATCAACGCATAAACGAATATCAATCCGAAATAAGACAACAAAGAAGCTGTTATCAGCTGTTTGCGTCTTTTAATATCCAGCGATAAAAATCCGCCTGCGAACACCACATATACCACCGGGTATACCGACATGATCCTCCTTGTGTCTGCATTGGAGCTCGCTCCAAGAATCAGCAACGCCGCAATCAGAAACAGGAAACGAAGTTCACGGATCTTAAAAAACGGATTGCGTGGCTTTATCAGCATCGTATACAATAACACGCCCCATACCACAAACCAGAACAATGCCGCAATTGCCCAGGGGAAGAAAAAAGGATTTTCGTCCAGCACCACGTAAAAAGGAAATGGCAGTGTTTGCGAAAACAATCCTACTACGATATGCCTCACCCCGAAAGGTAACTTTAACAGCATGCTTCCGAAAGATCCCATACCAGCGCCCGACATGGAAGAATCGAGATAGTTTTCACTCGTACTTTGGATGGTATTAAGCCCTTCCTTCAGCAATACTATTTGCGTCAGCGCAGGAACAGCCAATAATATCAATATGGGAATCTTGAATTTATTCAGCGTCTTGTTATTCTTATCCGTTACCAGCAGGTAGATATATGCCATCAGCAGGGAAGCACTGAAGTAACCATGCTCTGGCCTGAACAGGAAGATGAGCACGGTAAGCACAATGCAGTAAAAGATTCCGGCAATCCCCTGCCTGTTGATGAGCAGCAGGAAATACAGCCCGAACAGCAGCCCGATATGCACATCACGGAGGTACACTGCGGAAAAGAAAAAGTTATATGACAGTAACGCATATACGATAGTAAAATGCAGGCTGGTGTCTTTGTTAATATAGGTCGATAACATACTAAACAGGATCACCAGTATAAAAGCCGAGCAAAATACAATTGGCAATTTCTGTAACAGCAGCGAGTTAGTGTCGATATTTTTCGCCAGAAAGCCCAGTACACTGGCCATCCAGGCGAAACCTTTCCAGTCGGATGCAAAGAAGTCCGTGCGGTAGTATTCCGTGATCTCACCGATAGTGCGCATAGAAGCCACTTTGTCGATATAGGTATAAAAAGTCACCGAATCCTTCGCGTAGAAAATATCCCGGAATGGATCCTGTATATACAGCGTATTGGTGATCATCATAAAGATGCCATACACCAGGAAGAACGACAGGAACAGGACCATCCCCGTTTGCCGGCGGGGCTTGTCTTTAAACATGGCGTTAATACCCAGCAGGCCAATACCCAACAACAGTGCGTTCAGTAAAAAAGTAGCCACACTTACAGACACAATACCGGCAACACATGCGAATATAAAATTCAGCAGGAGCAGCAGATTGGTATTGGCGTTACTATTCTTCATCAGATCTCAATAATTTTATCGGCCATGGCCACATTGGTAAAGCGGGTAACAGCTCTCTCATAAGCTGTGCGTTGCAGGCGTTCGCGCAGCGCAGGATCTTTGAGTACGGCTACAACTTTAAGGCAGATCTCCTCTACTGATACGGGGTTCACCAGGTACCCGGTTACATCGTCTACCACCGCTTCGTTGGTACCACCCCTGTTGCCTGCAATGGCTGTTTTGCCACAGGCAGCTGCTTCGAGATATACCAGGCCAAATGATTCGTAAAACTGACTGGGCAGTATGAACAGATCGCAGATAGCGAAGTAGCCCGACAATATTTCACGGGATACGCCACCAGTAAACAATACATGATGTTCCAACCCGAGGTCTTTTACTTTTTGTTGTAGTGTAGGGAGATAATTACCGCTGCCTGCAATGATACAAAGCAGATCGGGCACATCCTTTATAATATGCTGCAGGCTATCGATGATCAACTCCTGCCCCTTCTCCTTTACGAGGCGGGAAGCACTAAAGAGTATGGGCCTGGCAGGATCGATGCCATATTGTTGTTTGATAGCAGCCACCTGATCCGGTGTGCGGCGATGAAAAATATCGGTATCGATGCCGTGCCGGATGAGTTGTAATTTTTCTTTCAGACTGGTTTGCTGCCACAGCTCATATTCCGCCTCACTCACCACTACGATTTTTTTCTGATGGCGCAGGAAATCGAGCATACGACGCTGCATACCGAAAGCTCTTAACAGCAGCGATGGCTTTTCAAAGAAACTGGCCTTTTCACTACCGTGTAATACGGCAAGGGAGCGGCTTCCCAGCTGTTTCAGTGCAGGACGGAATAATGCCCCCATCTTCTTGGCTCTTGCATCGCTGAAGATGATAACATCGAAGCTTTCCTGTTTTACTATTTGCTTTAGTTCACGGAAAAAGAGATAGAAATGTATATACTTTTTATCCGGGATCGTATGGCAGCGGACATGGTACTTTTGTTCGAACGATGCCAGGAAATCTGCGTTGCGCGCAGTTTTGTACGTCAGCAGGCTTACCTGGTGCCCGTTCTTTACCAGGCCTATCGCCAGATCGTGGGCATACACGCCCGCACCTCCGATGATAGGTGGAAACTCATACGATATGATCAAAACTTTTTTCATATTCCCCATTCATTAAGGATATATCCTTCTACATTCTTTCCTTCATAAATAACTCCGGGATTGCCCATCACCAGCGAATTAGCCGGCACATCCCTGTTTACATAGGCGCCTGGTGCAATCAATACATCATCGCCTATATTAATCTTTCCAACAATCACCGCATTGGATCCGATCCAAACGCGGTTACCAACAACGGGCACGCCTTTTAATTTGCCCCTGCTGGCCTGGCCTATCACCACGCCTGGCGAAAGGTTTACATTGTTGCCGAGCGTTGCATTGCCGTTGATGACAATGGTACCAAAGTGCCCGATATACAGCCCGTAGCCGATAGAAGCAGTGGGCGGTATCTGGAATCCGTACTTATACGAGTAACGCCGGAGCATCAGCCGCAGGAATAACCTGAACGGCTGAACGGCGTTTTTATATAATCGGAAAAAGAACATATATCGAAATCCCTCGATCAGCAAAAATGCCTTCAGGAACTGCAGTGTGCCGGTTTTCCCGTGATAACGGAACAGATCAGATCTGATTAATTGTTTCGTGCTCATATGCAACACTGTTTTCATGGTCCTGGTGCAGTATACACCCATTGAATGTTTCCCTGATCTTTCTGCTGTATTCCAGACTTCTGTTTCCCGGCAGGATATACTCTTCATGGAACGACTTCAGCTTCTGTGAAATCAGATAGGCGTTCACGTTACACTGGTATTTCATGGCCAGTATCAGTGCGTGCATTCTGCCGGAATACACATCTGAGGCCGACTCGTACAGCTCCCGCAGGTCGCTTACCGTATGCAGTTTAGCTACGGGCAACTCCAGCTGATGCTGTTGCCGTAGATAATCGCGGAAGGCAATTGATTCAGCAGCATCTGTGATGGTGGTGTAAAAAAGCACCACAGGTAAACCCAGCTGTAAATACTTCCTCACCACTCCATACCACTCATTGTAGTAGTCCAGCCGGGTTTTCCCGGGTTCATTGTATTTCGCAAATACTTCATTATAACTGGTGATGCCTATCAGCGCCCGGCGGTTGCCGTTAGTAGTTTCCACGCGGTTGCTGCCGTGATAAAACGCAACATCGGGCGTCAAAACAGCAGCGTGACCAAACTTAAACCGGATCGCAGTTTGCGAAAAGGTATCTCTTACCCATATCAGATCGGCCAGGGCCAGGGCTTGGGAGAAGAGTGAAGTTTCTTTCGCATTAAACGTAGTACCTACTCCCACTCCTATCAGGCAAATCTTTGCTTTCGTGAATTTCTTTGCCAGGCGCGTCCACCAGTATATGGCAATCGCAAATCTGCTGGGATAATCTTTCCCGGAAGACTCTATGAGCTGACCGCCACCAATGACTACCAGCTCATAATCCTGTCTCTTTAAAATATTACTGATATGACGATAGTGCTGTGCAATCCAGTATATGCCGGAAAGCTTCAGCTTTACCCGGCGGGCAAACGACAGGGATGCCGGCGCCATCGCACCAATGCCTGCTTCCAGGTACCCGTAGGCTGGCAGTTGTTGCATCCCCGGATTGGTGAAATAGGCAAAATCGGCGCTGAAGCCGCTATCCTGCAGCAATTGCGTCATGCTCTCACGAATAGCCTGATCGCCCAGGTTATTAGAGAAGCCTTCATTAATGATCAATGCCTTTTTCATATTCGTCGTCTGATTAATTTTCCGATCAGTAAGCGCTGATCTTTATTCAGGCTTACAAACCATGCAAAAGGAATACTACATAAACCAATCACTGCGGCCGATAACATCAGGCCAGCCCATGATCCGGGCAGCAATAAATGCCGGCCCAGCCACGATAACCCGAGTACCCAAATAAAGAGGCCACAGCCTCTGAGTATACTCGGATAATAAAACCAGGGACTTTGTTCCAGGATCTTCGCTGCATACGTAGGCGAAAAGATCAGGTTCTTAACCGTCAGCAATACCGCAGAAACCACTGCCACACTGTAGATGCCCCAGTTGAAACTCTTTATCACCAGTATACCCAGTACCAGGTTCAGTATCCCGCAAAAGAAGGAAGTGAGCCCCGGTACCTTCACTTTATTGTACACCGAGTTGATGGACAGTATGGGCAGTACCGACAGGTTAAAGATCAGGTGCCCTGTGAGCAGGATCATCAGCGGATAAAAATGTGTAAACCGCTCTCCCACCCATAGTTTCAGAATCACATCGGAATACGCCACAATGATACCTATGGGAATAGCCAGTACGAGTCCCATTGCCACCACGGTATACTTCGAAAATTTCAGCAGGTTGCTGAAATCTTTATCTGCATAATACTTGTATACCACCGGTGTAAAAATGGCTACAAACACGCCTGCAAAGGAACGCAGCAGCGTATGCCATTGCGCCACCGTGCTGAACTCACCGGTAGCTGTAGCACCATAGTAGTGATTCAGCAGAATGATGTCGATATTGATAAAGAGCAATGTTCCGATCTGGTTGATGACCAGCCAGAAGCTCATCGACGCCACATAGCGAACGATGGATTTATCGAAATGACGAATCCTCAGCTTCAGGAAAGGGAACTTGCGACCTATCCAGATCAGCGCGGCAGCAAACGATACCAGCGATGAAAGGAAGAAGGCCATCCCTATCAGGCTTAGTTTCGCGGAGGCATTCAGCAGTAAGAAGATCAGCGCTGTTCGCACCACTATTTCAAGAATGGCGATGAAGCGTTGAATATAGATCTTGTTAGATGCAAATGCCGGCACCAGGAAAAGTCCGCGGATAAAGGTGAGGATGAAAGAGGTGATAATCGCCACAAACACCCATCGCATCTCTCCCGCGGGATAACTCCTGTAGCTGATGATATCTTTTATATCATATAAAAACCACGCGATAAACGGCAACAGTGCCAGAATCAGCAGTATGGCTGCAATGATGGAAGATGAATAGATAGCATTGGAAGCCACATGATCATCTTTTCTCATGGCCAGTGTGAAATTCCTGCCTACGGCCGCATCGATAGCGATCGTGACGATAGACAGGTAGGCACTGAAGGAAGTGGCCAGTGCTACTATACCATAGCCATCCACTCCGATCTTTGAAATATAGAAGGGAACTACCACCAGGCCCAGTAAAATATTCAATACCAGCGCCAGGAAATTCGTCCCAAGGTTTAACGACATCTCATAGCTCACCCCTTTCGTTGACATCATCTATCAATTTCCGAATTAATTATATATGTATTTCTCTTATTCTTAGCTTAGAGCCTTCCGTCAACGAGGCTTCTGTCTACACAAGCTTTGGTATCAAAGATGACACCGTTGTTACGTCTGTATTTCAGGTAATCAAAGGTTAAAAATTCTTTATGAGCAACGGCTATGATGATCGCATCGTATACAGCGGCTTTGTCGATAGCGCTGAGGATTTTCACGCCGTATTCTTCTTCTACTTCTTTAGGATCGGCCCAGGGGTCGTAGATATCCACTGTAAGACCAAACTGTTTCAGTTCGTGGTAGATATCGACTACGCGGGTATTTCGTACATCCGGGCAGTTTTCCTTGAAGGTGATCCCCATGATGAGTACGCGGGAGCCTTTGATCTTATGATCTTTATCGATCATCAGTTTCACTACCTTGTTGGCAACGAAGTGTCCGACGTGGTCGTTTACACGGCGGCCGGAAAGTATGACCTGTGGGTGATAGCCTACGGATTCCGCTTTATGTGCCAGGTAGTATGGATCAACGCCGATGCAGTGACCACCTACCAGGCCTGGTTTGTATTTGAGGAAGTTCCATTTGGTACCTGCGGCTTCGATCACGTCGTTGGTATCAATACCGATCTTATCGAAGATGAGTGCGAGTTCATTGACGAAAGAAATATTTACATCGCGCTGCGCATTCTCGATCGCTTTGGAAGCTTCCGCCACTTTCAGGCTGGGAGCCTTATGGGTACCGGCTTCGATGATAGAACCATAGAGTGCATCCACTTTGTCTGCAATTGCAGGCGTAGAGCCGCTGGTTACTTTTTTGATCTTCGTAAGTGTATTCACTTTATCGCCCGGGTTAATCCTTTCAGGCGAGTAGCCGACGAAGAAATCGGTGTTGAATTTCAGGCCGGAAACTTTTTCCAGCACCGGTACGCAGTCTTCCTCCGTGCATCCCGGATAAACAGTTGATTCGTAGATCACGATATCACCTTTTTTCAGGACGCCGCCCAGCATTTCAGAAGCCCTGATAAGCGGGCGCAGGTCCGGCGCTTTGAAGGCATCGATAGGCGTAGGTACGGTTACGATGAAAACATTGGTTTTCTTCAGGTCTTCCACGTTGGAAGAAAAAGAAAGTCCGATCGTAGATTTAGGGGCTTTTTTGAGGGCGATCACGGCGCTGAGGTCTTCCAGGTTGGCTTCCCGCGTACGGTCGGCCCCCTCGGACAGTTCCTTCACTCTTTCCTTGTTAATATCAAATCCGAGCACATCGTACTTCTTTCCAAATTCGATTGCCAAAGGTAAACCAACATAGCCAAGGCCTATAATGGCAAGGTGAACATTCTCAACGCTGTTACTATTCTTAACCATAAAATTTATTGTCTGTCTTAATTTTTAATATCTTTCTTTATTCCTGCCTCAATGGCTTTAATGGGTTGAAGGGCGATGAACAAAGGCTACTTCCCGTTCAGGGCGGCCCGTTTTCCCAATTTTCCCAGCAGGCCTTTCTTTTCACTGGCGTCCGCGCCGTAACCATAGCCATATCCGTAGCCGTATCCATAGCCATAACCGCTCTTGCTGGTTACATCGTTGATGACGATGTTGAGCCGTGGCAGTTTACGCTGATGGTACAGGTCTTTCGTGATCTGAAGCTGCTGTTTCAGCGTAACGCCGTGGCGTACCAGGTACAGGGAAGCATCCGCGTACCGGGCCAGCACCTGGGCATCTGTTACCAGACCAATGGGGGCTGAATCGATGATGATATAGTCGAAGCGTTCGTTGAGTTTCCGGAACAACTCCTCCGTTCTCGTTTGCAGGAGCAGTTCAGTAGGATTGGGCGGAATCGGGCCAGACGAAATGATCCAGCAGTTATCATGAATACCGGAAGGTCTGATCAGGGTGTTGATATCCGTTTTTCCGATCGCATAGGTACTGAATCCTTCATGGTTGCTGAGGCCCAGTCTTTCCGCGATCTTAGGCTTACGCAGGTCCATTTCCATCAGCACCACCTTCTTACCCGACATGGCCAGGATAGCAGCCAGATTGGTAGATACGAAGGTTTTCCCTTCTCCTCCCATACTGGAAGTAATGATGACCGATTTCTGGGTGATATCCGCCAGTACGAACTGGAGGTTAGTTCTCAGGGCCCTGAATTGCTCTGCCACCGGAGAGCGGGAGCCTGATGCCGTCACTACATATCCACTTGCATTATGCCCGATCTCAGCCAACACAGGCACCGGAGTATTGCTGGTAACATCTGCTTTATTCCTGACCTTTCTGCTGAGCAGTTCCTTCATATACAGGTAGCCGGCAGGGAATGCAATGCCCATTACCAGCCCTAACAGCAGAATGAGTATTCGCTTGGGTTTGAATGGCAGCGCATCGCTTTTCGCATCATCAATGATACGGGCAATGGCCATGTTGGATGTCTTGGAAATAGCCGACTCTTCTCTTTTCTTCAGCAGGAACAGGTATAGTTCCTGTTTAATAGCCTGTTGTCGGGAGATATCAAGAAATACCCTTTCTTTACCAGGTACCTGCCGGATTTTCTGGGTTAAGGCACTGGCGTTCTTTTCCTGCTCTGAAATGCCGACTTCAATACCCTTCTTCAGCGAAGACAGGTTACTCAGCAAATCGGCGCGGATACCAGACAGCTGTTGATCCATATTTACGACTACCGGATTGCTGGCAGTGCTGGACATCAGCTGACGTTCCCTTTCGAGCTGCAGGTTGTTATAGCGCTGTACGAGTCCTACGAAAGTAGGATCCTGCACGATAAGCGAAGAAGGCACCACGCGTTTATCATTTTCAGCCGCGCGGATATATTGCTCGAGCGACTGCACCACATTCAATTGTACCTGCTGTTCCAGCAGCTGTTTGTGGGCATCGCCGGTACCTTCCACGAGCAGTTTTGACTGTGCCTGTATATCGGCCAGTTCATTCGCCTGTTTGAACTGTTGAATATTTTTTTCTACGCCGGAGAGTTCCTGCGTTACAATGATCAAACGGTTATCTATAAACGCAATTGTACTATCGGCAATGCGGTTTTTATCTTCCACACTCGCCTTCAGATAAGTATTGAGCAGGTTGTTCATGATCCGCTCTCCTTTCTCCGGAATTTTGGCATCCAGGTTCAGATCGATGGTGCTCACCTGTTTATTGGGTATGCGTACATCCAGTAATTGCTGGTAGTTGCCGGTGGTTTCATCAATGGAAGCTACCTTGATAGTGTAGGAAGGATGAGCAAAGGGAGCTGCTGTGCGATCAATTTTCACAACACCTTCCGGCAGATGCAGGGTATCCTTCCAGGAAGCGGTACGGGTTCCCTTAGGCCCCGACAGCTGGAACTTATCGATACCAACCGGAGCAATCGTGTAAGACACTTTGTTGATGGTATCATTGAGGGAAAGCCATTGCAGGGCAAAAGGCAGATTGCCATATTGCTCGCTTTCCTTGATCCTGCCTTCCGCGAAGTAGGAAGTATTCAATTGCAGGTTCTGAACAACTTTCTGCATCAGCGTACGTGATTTCAGTATTTCTACTTCATTGTCGACGCTGCTTTTATTTGAAAAGACTTCCAGCTGCTGCAATATCTCCTGACCGGGAATATCGCCGCCTTTCTGGTCATCTTTCACCAGTATTTTAGCGCTTATTTTATAACTGGGGGTAGCATACCGCAGGTATAACCAGGCGGCCGCCACACCGGCTACCACAAAAAGCAGGAAGAGGTACCAATGGCGTGTAAAAGTATCCAGGACATAACGTGGAGTGATACCGCTGTCGGTTTCCTGTACCATTGGTTCCTGACCATTTCCATTTAAATGGGCAGCGTTTCTTACAAAAATTTGCTCCGGCATTTTTTCTTATTAAAGAGTTAAAAATTAACACGCGACACCGCAACAATCAACAACGATAAGACAGATGCCATAATGGATATTCGTTTCACCTGCGTAAAATCAGTGCTGGCCACCTTCGCTTTATTGGGTTCCACATACACTACATCTCCCTGATGCAGGTAGAAGTAGGGGGAAGCAAAGAGGTTGCTCTGGTTCAGGTTGAATCTTACAAATTCTTTCTTTCCTTCTTTATCTCTGATCAATAATACATTCTCTCTTTTTCCGTAGATAGTGAGATCACCTGCGGCGCCCAGCGCATCCAACAGGGTAACTTTTTCGTTTGGCATCACATA
The genomic region above belongs to Chitinophaga sp. 180180018-3 and contains:
- a CDS encoding glycoside hydrolase domain-containing protein, coding for MMRPVFFLLAIFMGLQFCAVSQQPVAGIQCTVTPAPNYSLTKNDSKVSSLTDGVFSSGISSIWKDPGTLGWQNIEKVVINITLPRELTVGSVNVHSVTGQKAQVLLPLSVLVFTSEDQENWSFAGDMMKQHPVKDEYYKVVALSLDQIGQSAKYIKLVVVPNGSYFFTDEIQVFAGNAQSAKKLAMVATNGIDAFAKQQREGAINQRFAAYSAPVAKSAAIATLTLAPLNSGMADMNNVAAGPVNIYTMKGLTEYAAFVLSNGTGDDKNVHISFPASTPAISYQLYWAKPVKSRDFRIVPDALEEIKNGADISVAKGESKLLLVKAVAANSGTYQFTLTAGSLTAQANITAGNGDLTAYKSLRPDVNVWPYFNDPFFQGREAGAKQDLLGHYVNTFLVHPGILAPDKAFASNQRLQDNLAYAKGFRQALLFLDFSRKGNDLLSDSWKQTFLNWYDAIIPALQQQGITADNIYLYPFDEIKPAQLPVYQQFADWIRSVRKNAKLFATVSNAALLNTMAAQADAIQLYNDDRVLSAWHGLRNAPSRVWLYDTKKPTKSLSPNGYYRLMAWHAFAENITGIGFWQYADVGHEQGAESVWDDFDGKSADYAVVYDEGSRVIPSRRWEGFRMGVEDYMLLQAYSKRYGRNAALRLCNNVLSNADDPQKADQVRAQIVKELGK
- a CDS encoding nucleotide sugar dehydrogenase: MVKNSNSVENVHLAIIGLGYVGLPLAIEFGKKYDVLGFDINKERVKELSEGADRTREANLEDLSAVIALKKAPKSTIGLSFSSNVEDLKKTNVFIVTVPTPIDAFKAPDLRPLIRASEMLGGVLKKGDIVIYESTVYPGCTEEDCVPVLEKVSGLKFNTDFFVGYSPERINPGDKVNTLTKIKKVTSGSTPAIADKVDALYGSIIEAGTHKAPSLKVAEASKAIENAQRDVNISFVNELALIFDKIGIDTNDVIEAAGTKWNFLKYKPGLVGGHCIGVDPYYLAHKAESVGYHPQVILSGRRVNDHVGHFVANKVVKLMIDKDHKIKGSRVLIMGITFKENCPDVRNTRVVDIYHELKQFGLTVDIYDPWADPKEVEEEYGVKILSAIDKAAVYDAIIIAVAHKEFLTFDYLKYRRNNGVIFDTKACVDRSLVDGRL
- a CDS encoding serine acetyltransferase, translated to MSTKQLIRSDLFRYHGKTGTLQFLKAFLLIEGFRYMFFFRLYKNAVQPFRLFLRLMLRRYSYKYGFQIPPTASIGYGLYIGHFGTIVINGNATLGNNVNLSPGVVIGQASRGKLKGVPVVGNRVWIGSNAVIVGKINIGDDVLIAPGAYVNRDVPANSLVMGNPGVIYEGKNVEGYILNEWGI
- a CDS encoding oligosaccharide flippase family protein, with the protein product MMSTKGVSYEMSLNLGTNFLALVLNILLGLVVVPFYISKIGVDGYGIVALATSFSAYLSIVTIAIDAAVGRNFTLAMRKDDHVASNAIYSSSIIAAILLILALLPFIAWFLYDIKDIISYRSYPAGEMRWVFVAIITSFILTFIRGLFLVPAFASNKIYIQRFIAILEIVVRTALIFLLLNASAKLSLIGMAFFLSSLVSFAAALIWIGRKFPFLKLRIRHFDKSIVRYVASMSFWLVINQIGTLLFINIDIILLNHYYGATATGEFSTVAQWHTLLRSFAGVFVAIFTPVVYKYYADKDFSNLLKFSKYTVVAMGLVLAIPIGIIVAYSDVILKLWVGERFTHFYPLMILLTGHLIFNLSVLPILSINSVYNKVKVPGLTSFFCGILNLVLGILVIKSFNWGIYSVAVVSAVLLTVKNLIFSPTYAAKILEQSPWFYYPSILRGCGLFIWVLGLSWLGRHLLLPGSWAGLMLSAAVIGLCSIPFAWFVSLNKDQRLLIGKLIRRRI
- a CDS encoding polysaccharide pyruvyl transferase family protein, with the translated sequence MKKALIINEGFSNNLGDQAIRESMTQLLQDSGFSADFAYFTNPGMQQLPAYGYLEAGIGAMAPASLSFARRVKLKLSGIYWIAQHYRHISNILKRQDYELVVIGGGQLIESSGKDYPSRFAIAIYWWTRLAKKFTKAKICLIGVGVGTTFNAKETSLFSQALALADLIWVRDTFSQTAIRFKFGHAAVLTPDVAFYHGSNRVETTNGNRRALIGITSYNEVFAKYNEPGKTRLDYYNEWYGVVRKYLQLGLPVVLFYTTITDAAESIAFRDYLRQQHQLELPVAKLHTVSDLRELYESASDVYSGRMHALILAMKYQCNVNAYLISQKLKSFHEEYILPGNRSLEYSRKIRETFNGCILHQDHENSVAYEHETINQI
- a CDS encoding glycosyltransferase family 4 protein, which translates into the protein MKKVLIISYEFPPIIGGAGVYAHDLAIGLVKNGHQVSLLTYKTARNADFLASFEQKYHVRCHTIPDKKYIHFYLFFRELKQIVKQESFDVIIFSDARAKKMGALFRPALKQLGSRSLAVLHGSEKASFFEKPSLLLRAFGMQRRMLDFLRHQKKIVVVSEAEYELWQQTSLKEKLQLIRHGIDTDIFHRRTPDQVAAIKQQYGIDPARPILFSASRLVKEKGQELIIDSLQHIIKDVPDLLCIIAGSGNYLPTLQQKVKDLGLEHHVLFTGGVSREILSGYFAICDLFILPSQFYESFGLVYLEAAACGKTAIAGNRGGTNEAVVDDVTGYLVNPVSVEEICLKVVAVLKDPALRERLQRTAYERAVTRFTNVAMADKIIEI